A genomic window from Paucibacter sp. KCTC 42545 includes:
- a CDS encoding FliH/SctL family protein, which yields MSAARTPPRQVPPPQREGNAPRSSSYSRFIPREELQGFAAWNPDALHGAMNEKRPSVSAPAPTPSTPPEPAAAPEPDVSELLHEARQSGYQDGYRDGMAALDAFKQSFAKQMAGQIGALVKNFDADFLALEGEMAQALARCAVELARQVVRSEITQRPEHIAKVAHDAVEALQLSAKHVRVRVNPADYPLVIDGAGEEMRAREAQVLPDPDVARGGCKVDSDISSVDATLATRWQQAAAAMGQASLWEDRRAGAAPAAPLDDAELAP from the coding sequence ATGAGTGCCGCCAGAACGCCCCCCCGCCAAGTGCCGCCGCCGCAGCGCGAAGGCAATGCCCCGCGCAGCAGCAGCTATAGCCGCTTCATTCCGCGCGAGGAGTTGCAAGGCTTTGCCGCCTGGAACCCCGACGCCCTGCATGGCGCGATGAACGAAAAGCGCCCCTCGGTCAGCGCACCAGCGCCCACCCCGAGCACGCCACCCGAGCCCGCAGCTGCGCCCGAGCCGGATGTTTCCGAGCTGCTGCATGAAGCCCGCCAGTCCGGCTACCAAGACGGTTACCGCGACGGCATGGCCGCGCTGGACGCCTTCAAGCAAAGCTTCGCCAAGCAGATGGCCGGCCAAATTGGCGCGTTGGTGAAGAATTTCGACGCCGACTTCCTGGCCCTGGAAGGCGAGATGGCGCAAGCCCTGGCACGCTGCGCGGTGGAACTGGCACGCCAAGTGGTGCGCAGCGAAATCACCCAGCGCCCCGAGCACATCGCCAAGGTCGCGCATGACGCGGTGGAGGCTTTGCAGCTCTCGGCCAAGCATGTGCGGGTGCGCGTCAACCCGGCGGACTATCCGCTGGTGATCGACGGCGCCGGCGAAGAAATGCGTGCCCGCGAAGCGCAAGTGCTGCCCGACCCCGATGTGGCGCGCGGCGGCTGCAAAGTGGATTCAGACATCAGCAGCGTTGACGCCACGCTGGCGACCCGCTGGCAGCAAGCCGCCGCCGCCATGGGCCAAGCCTCGCTGTGGGAAGACCGCCGCGCCGGCGCTGCGCCCGCCGCCCCTTTGGATGATGCGGAGCTGGCGCCATGA
- the fliG gene encoding flagellar motor switch protein FliG, which produces MDESGVEDAAILLMSLGEEEASEVFKHLQPKEVQALGETIAKLKVVAREKVEQVLTRFDAVAATQSTLVSDTDEYVRSVLRKALGDDKANLLLDRILQGSDVSSIESLKWMDATSVAELLRNEHPQIIAAILAHLDYDQTSSVLRVFTERQRNEVLVRIATLDGIQPLALKDLNEVLSQVLAGGERMKKSNLGGVKTAAEIINMLGSSVEASVLDYIREADADLAQKIMDNMFTFDDLEKVDDKGIQAVLKEVQSESLIVALKGASAELREKVLRNMSSRAAETLREDLESRGPVRLSEVESEQKEMLKIVRRLVDEGTIVLAGGGDDQFV; this is translated from the coding sequence ATGGACGAATCCGGAGTAGAAGACGCTGCCATCTTGCTGATGTCACTCGGCGAGGAAGAGGCTTCCGAGGTCTTCAAGCATTTGCAGCCCAAGGAAGTGCAAGCCCTGGGCGAGACGATTGCCAAGCTCAAGGTGGTGGCGCGCGAAAAGGTCGAGCAAGTGTTGACCCGCTTCGACGCTGTGGCCGCCACCCAAAGCACCCTGGTCAGCGACACCGACGAGTATGTGCGCTCGGTGCTGCGCAAGGCCCTGGGCGACGACAAGGCCAATTTGCTGCTGGACCGCATTCTGCAAGGCAGCGATGTCTCCAGCATCGAAAGCCTGAAGTGGATGGACGCGACCTCGGTGGCCGAGTTGCTGCGCAACGAACACCCGCAAATCATCGCCGCCATCCTGGCCCACCTGGACTATGACCAGACCAGCTCGGTGCTGCGCGTCTTCACCGAACGCCAGCGCAACGAAGTGCTGGTGCGCATCGCCACGCTGGACGGCATTCAGCCCCTGGCCTTGAAGGACCTCAACGAAGTCTTGAGCCAGGTGCTGGCCGGCGGCGAGCGCATGAAGAAGTCCAATTTGGGCGGCGTCAAGACCGCGGCCGAAATCATCAATATGTTGGGCTCCAGCGTGGAAGCCTCGGTGCTGGACTACATCCGCGAAGCCGATGCCGACCTGGCCCAGAAGATCATGGACAACATGTTCACCTTCGACGATCTGGAGAAGGTCGACGACAAGGGCATCCAGGCCGTGCTCAAGGAAGTGCAGAGCGAGTCGCTCATCGTCGCCCTCAAGGGCGCCAGCGCCGAGCTGCGCGAGAAGGTGTTGCGCAATATGTCCTCCCGCGCTGCCGAAACGCTGCGCGAAGACCTCGAGTCGCGCGGCCCAGTGCGCCTCTCCGAAGTGGAGTCCGAGCAGAAGGAAATGCTCAAGATCGTGCGCCGCCTGGTGGACGAAGGCACCATCGTCCTGGCCGGTGGCGGCGACGACCAGTTCGTTTGA
- the fliF gene encoding flagellar basal-body MS-ring/collar protein FliF — protein MDNAISPNVTALPLAVTPGEQSFGARLVAMPTRSKVMMAAGLAVLAGAVLAMTLWSNQGDFRPVFTGLSDKDGGAVIAQLTTLGVPYRNDPGGTILVPASQVYDVRMKLASAGLPKGSTVGFELMDKSSIGQTQFNERLNFQRGLEGELTRTITALADVADARVHLAMPQQNGFFREQQKPSASVMLTLRGGRTLDRAQIAGIVHLVSASVPELAPKAVSVLDQTGALLSNTSDNGNGLDSQQLQYKQQIEANINKRIYELLEPVVGRENLRATVTADVDFSQVESTAEEFKPNQGQNASAAVRSSQTNESTNGTPALPTGVPGAATNQPPVPATAPITGASAPLQVAGGSATNSSRREAVTNFELDKTVRVVRNATGQVRRLNAAVVVNHRSSTDPKGKVNTIPVPQEELDKLTALVKETMGFSQERGDSLKIISAPFMSDKQDAADLPLWKQPLVLDMVRAAAVPLALVLVALIAVFGMVRPAIRAAYPPPVEPVAGKEGEGPQELNAIVDDENQLPAVLGANGLPALEAPVSNDKLERARALARENPIAVANIMRSWMTGEAA, from the coding sequence ATGGACAACGCGATCAGCCCCAACGTCACTGCCCTGCCCCTCGCCGTCACCCCCGGCGAGCAGAGCTTTGGCGCCCGCCTGGTGGCCATGCCCACACGCAGCAAGGTGATGATGGCCGCCGGCCTGGCCGTGCTGGCCGGCGCCGTGCTGGCCATGACCTTGTGGAGCAACCAAGGCGACTTCCGGCCGGTGTTCACCGGCTTGTCTGATAAAGACGGCGGCGCCGTCATCGCCCAGCTGACCACCTTGGGCGTGCCCTACCGCAACGATCCCGGCGGCACGATCTTGGTGCCAGCCAGCCAGGTCTACGACGTGCGCATGAAGCTGGCCTCGGCCGGCCTGCCCAAGGGCAGCACCGTCGGCTTCGAGCTGATGGACAAAAGCTCCATCGGCCAGACCCAATTCAATGAACGGCTGAACTTCCAGCGCGGCCTGGAAGGCGAGCTGACCCGCACCATCACCGCCCTGGCCGATGTGGCCGATGCGCGCGTGCACCTGGCCATGCCGCAGCAAAACGGTTTTTTCCGCGAACAGCAAAAGCCCAGCGCCTCGGTGATGCTGACCCTGCGCGGCGGCCGCACCCTGGATCGCGCCCAGATTGCTGGCATCGTGCATCTGGTGTCGGCCAGCGTGCCTGAGCTGGCGCCCAAGGCCGTCAGCGTGCTGGACCAAACCGGCGCCCTGCTGTCCAACACCAGCGACAACGGCAATGGCCTCGACAGCCAGCAGCTGCAATACAAGCAGCAAATCGAAGCCAATATCAACAAGCGCATCTACGAGCTGCTGGAGCCGGTGGTGGGCCGCGAAAACCTGCGCGCCACCGTCACCGCCGATGTGGACTTCTCGCAAGTCGAATCCACCGCCGAGGAGTTCAAGCCCAACCAGGGCCAGAACGCCAGCGCCGCGGTGCGCAGCTCGCAAACCAACGAATCCACCAACGGCACGCCCGCCCTGCCCACCGGCGTGCCGGGTGCCGCCACCAACCAGCCGCCCGTGCCGGCCACCGCGCCCATCACCGGCGCCTCGGCCCCGCTGCAAGTTGCCGGCGGCAGCGCCACGAACAGCTCGCGCCGCGAGGCCGTCACCAATTTCGAACTCGACAAAACCGTGCGCGTGGTGCGCAACGCCACCGGCCAGGTGCGTCGCCTGAATGCCGCCGTGGTGGTGAACCACCGCTCCAGCACCGACCCCAAGGGCAAGGTCAACACCATTCCCGTGCCGCAGGAAGAGCTCGACAAGCTGACCGCCCTGGTCAAGGAAACCATGGGTTTCAGCCAGGAGCGTGGTGACTCGCTGAAGATCATCAGCGCCCCCTTCATGAGCGACAAGCAAGACGCCGCCGACCTGCCGCTGTGGAAGCAGCCGCTGGTGCTGGACATGGTGCGCGCCGCGGCCGTGCCGCTGGCCCTGGTCTTGGTGGCGCTGATTGCCGTGTTCGGCATGGTGCGCCCAGCCATCCGTGCGGCCTACCCACCGCCGGTGGAGCCTGTCGCTGGCAAGGAAGGCGAAGGCCCGCAAGAACTCAACGCCATCGTCGACGACGAAAACCAACTGCCCGCCGTGCTGGGCGCCAACGGCTTGCCCGCCCTGGAGGCCCCGGTCTCCAACGACAAGCTGGAGCGTGCCCGTGCCCTGGCCCGCGAGAACCCGATTGCCGTGGCCAACATCATGCGCAGCTGGATGACCGGCGAAGCCGCCTGA
- the fliE gene encoding flagellar hook-basal body complex protein FliE — protein MDLKLKPFDFAQAASRAGLAVNGQPLAKPKAVGGASFGDAMAQAMKGVSQAQTEATRLQREVQLDNPTVSLEETMVAMQKAQIGFQATLQVRNRLVSAYSEIMNMQV, from the coding sequence ATGGACCTGAAGCTCAAACCGTTCGATTTCGCGCAAGCCGCCTCCCGGGCAGGCTTGGCCGTGAACGGTCAGCCCTTGGCCAAGCCCAAGGCGGTCGGTGGCGCCAGCTTCGGTGACGCGATGGCCCAGGCCATGAAAGGCGTCAGCCAGGCGCAGACCGAGGCCACGCGCCTGCAGCGCGAAGTCCAGCTGGACAACCCGACGGTGAGCCTGGAAGAAACCATGGTCGCCATGCAGAAGGCACAGATCGGCTTTCAAGCCACCTTGCAGGTGCGCAACCGTTTGGTCTCCGCCTACAGCGAAATCATGAATATGCAGGTGTGA
- a CDS encoding type II secretion system protein, whose translation MNGLRHGHSEVSRGFTLLEAVTVIAITCILLAAAIPSYQHMLQRRQLQQVAELLALDMRHARELSVSENQLIHISYRAGKKWCWGVSRNQPCDCSGNTPGARCNIAQMDSKEYPRVLLDIAQDSAFSPGLGQVAQTGAAAFRTERGQNLRVQLNPLGRPQVCGRDAPGGVACP comes from the coding sequence GTGAACGGTCTTCGCCACGGTCACTCAGAAGTCAGCCGTGGCTTCACGCTGCTGGAAGCGGTGACCGTGATCGCCATCACCTGCATCTTGCTGGCGGCAGCCATACCCAGCTACCAGCATATGCTGCAACGCCGCCAGCTCCAGCAGGTGGCCGAGTTGCTGGCACTGGACATGCGACATGCGCGTGAATTAAGCGTTAGTGAAAACCAGCTCATTCACATCAGCTACCGCGCTGGCAAAAAATGGTGCTGGGGTGTCAGCCGGAACCAACCCTGCGATTGCAGCGGCAACACGCCGGGAGCCCGCTGCAATATCGCCCAGATGGACAGCAAAGAATATCCGCGGGTGCTGCTGGACATCGCGCAGGACTCCGCCTTCAGCCCCGGCCTGGGCCAGGTCGCGCAAACCGGCGCAGCAGCTTTTCGCACCGAGCGTGGCCAAAACCTGCGTGTGCAGTTGAACCCCTTGGGCCGGCCGCAAGTTTGCGGGCGTGACGCACCTGGCGGCGTGGCCTGCCCCTAG
- a CDS encoding flagellar brake protein, with translation MTSQTTSPPSLAAPDQDAAGDFRIQTPAEILQLLQGLQREQTRISLHGANGACVQSCLSAVNASEASLGFDAHRQDPQLQALLSADEVTAVAYLDQIKLQFELDSLMLLNSPQISNGTVLRAPLPGTMYRFQRRQAFRVRPNTRTPQARLPDPQAPEQQLRLRILDLSLGGLALLWPEDQPPPAIGTPIPSAQIELDRDTRFEASLRVQNSRADPDGGLHLGLVFERIDADAQRSLQRFVDQMQKLGRLLSKRPAAA, from the coding sequence ATGACAAGCCAAACCACCTCCCCGCCATCGCTCGCCGCGCCCGATCAGGACGCCGCGGGCGATTTCCGCATTCAGACCCCGGCCGAAATCCTCCAACTGCTGCAGGGGCTGCAGCGCGAACAGACCCGCATCAGCCTGCACGGCGCCAATGGCGCTTGCGTGCAGAGCTGCTTGAGCGCAGTGAATGCGAGCGAGGCTTCGCTGGGCTTTGATGCGCATCGCCAAGACCCGCAGTTGCAGGCTTTGCTGAGCGCCGACGAGGTCACGGCCGTTGCCTATCTGGATCAGATCAAGCTGCAGTTCGAACTCGACAGCCTGATGCTGCTGAACAGCCCGCAGATCAGCAATGGCACCGTGCTGCGTGCGCCATTGCCCGGCACGATGTACCGCTTTCAGCGCCGCCAGGCCTTCCGTGTGCGCCCCAACACCCGCACGCCGCAAGCCCGCCTGCCCGACCCACAAGCGCCCGAGCAGCAACTGCGCCTGCGCATCCTCGACCTCAGCCTGGGCGGACTGGCCTTGTTGTGGCCCGAAGACCAGCCGCCGCCGGCAATCGGCACACCCATCCCTTCGGCCCAGATCGAGCTGGACCGCGACACCCGTTTCGAGGCCAGCTTGCGGGTGCAAAACAGCCGCGCCGACCCGGACGGCGGCCTGCATCTGGGCCTGGTGTTTGAGCGCATTGATGCCGACGCTCAGCGCAGCTTGCAGCGCTTTGTCGACCAAATGCAAAAACTCGGCCGTTTGCTCAGCAAGCGCCCCGCCGCAGCGTGA
- a CDS encoding flagellar protein FliT — translation MNTQLLSYYEAIEQASADMLSAARCGNWDEVVKLEGACVLLISQLKHAASAKQLAPDEAKLKTRIMQRILVNDAEIRHLAEPWLDDLDRVMTGKSKTLH, via the coding sequence ATGAATACTCAACTCTTGAGCTACTACGAAGCCATTGAACAAGCCAGCGCCGACATGTTGAGCGCCGCCCGTTGCGGCAATTGGGATGAGGTGGTCAAACTCGAAGGCGCTTGCGTGCTGCTGATCTCGCAGCTCAAGCATGCGGCCTCGGCCAAGCAACTCGCCCCGGATGAAGCCAAGCTGAAGACGCGCATCATGCAGCGCATCTTGGTCAACGACGCTGAGATCCGCCACCTGGCCGAACCCTGGCTGGACGATCTGGACCGCGTGATGACGGGAAAAAGCAAAACTCTGCATTGA
- the fliS gene encoding flagellar export chaperone FliS produces MYSKVGLETDVHGASPHRLISMLFDGLFDAMTQARGAVQNGNNELKNRALTRAVRILDEGLKAGLNLDSGPLAKDLNDLYAYLCMRLTRANLHSDAAAIEECQRILSPVREAWTAIGSNNELQRAA; encoded by the coding sequence ATGTACAGCAAAGTGGGACTGGAGACCGACGTGCACGGTGCCAGCCCGCACCGACTCATCAGCATGCTGTTTGACGGCCTGTTCGATGCCATGACCCAAGCCCGCGGCGCAGTCCAGAACGGCAATAACGAACTCAAGAATCGCGCCCTGACCCGTGCCGTGCGCATTCTGGATGAAGGCCTGAAGGCTGGGCTGAATCTCGACTCCGGCCCCCTGGCTAAAGATTTGAACGACCTGTATGCCTATCTGTGCATGCGCCTGACCCGTGCCAACCTGCACAGCGACGCGGCGGCGATTGAGGAATGCCAGCGCATCCTCAGCCCGGTTCGCGAAGCCTGGACGGCCATTGGCAGCAATAACGAACTGCAACGCGCAGCCTGA
- the fliD gene encoding flagellar filament capping protein FliD, with protein MATITSTGIGSGLDVETIVSKLMSIERQPVVNLQTRATALEAKLSSYGKLQSNISTLKDAATKLNNPDIWGANLSTSSDATAVTAATSQSSVAGNYAVKVTQLASAQTISSTAYPANATTVGQGSLTIELGAWNATNTGFTPTAGKSAVTINIGAGEDSLTAARDKINSSGAGVVASVVTDSQGARLVLRSASTGASNGFRVSANETAPGPNGGAGLSALAYDPSNGVNTATLAQSAKSAMGTINGIAVVSETNSVANVIDGLTVNFAKVTLDATGAASEVNLTVGPDKEAIKKAITDFTTAYNALATFMKEQTKFVPKSGTTAATAGPLQGDSTAIGLQGQMRSLVSSSSTLGGSLTRFADIGLDPQADGTIKITTAKLDSALGKMGDLKKLFSGLDSADANNNGLTQKIRDLTDKVLSFDGSLNSKQTGLRDSINRNGKDQDAINLRLALVEKRMRTSYTSLDKSMASLSGLQSYVTQQFGGK; from the coding sequence ATGGCCACCATCACATCCACCGGCATTGGCAGCGGGCTCGACGTTGAGACCATCGTCTCCAAGCTGATGTCGATCGAACGCCAGCCGGTCGTCAATCTGCAAACGCGCGCCACCGCGCTAGAGGCCAAGCTCTCGTCCTACGGCAAGTTGCAAAGCAATATCAGCACCCTGAAGGACGCGGCCACCAAGCTGAACAATCCGGACATCTGGGGCGCCAATTTATCGACGTCCTCGGACGCCACCGCCGTCACCGCAGCCACCAGCCAAAGCTCGGTGGCCGGCAACTATGCCGTCAAGGTGACTCAGCTGGCCAGTGCGCAAACCATCAGCAGCACAGCCTACCCGGCCAATGCCACCACGGTCGGGCAAGGCTCGCTGACCATCGAACTCGGCGCCTGGAACGCCACCAACACCGGCTTCACGCCCACGGCAGGCAAGTCTGCCGTCACGATCAATATTGGCGCCGGTGAAGACAGCCTCACCGCCGCCCGCGACAAGATCAATTCATCCGGCGCCGGAGTCGTGGCCTCGGTGGTGACGGACAGCCAGGGCGCGCGCCTGGTGCTGCGCTCAGCCAGCACCGGCGCCAGCAACGGTTTTCGCGTTTCCGCTAATGAAACAGCGCCCGGGCCTAATGGCGGTGCAGGCCTATCCGCCCTCGCCTATGACCCCAGCAATGGCGTCAACACCGCGACCTTGGCGCAAAGCGCCAAAAGTGCGATGGGCACCATCAACGGCATTGCCGTGGTGTCTGAGACCAACTCGGTGGCCAATGTGATTGACGGCCTGACCGTCAACTTCGCCAAAGTGACGTTGGATGCGACCGGCGCGGCCAGCGAAGTCAATCTGACCGTGGGGCCGGACAAAGAGGCCATCAAGAAGGCCATCACCGACTTCACCACCGCCTACAACGCCTTGGCCACCTTCATGAAGGAGCAGACCAAGTTTGTACCCAAGTCAGGCACCACGGCCGCCACGGCAGGACCGCTGCAAGGTGACAGCACCGCTATTGGCCTGCAAGGCCAGATGCGCAGCTTGGTCAGCAGCTCCAGCACCTTGGGCGGCAGCTTGACCCGCTTCGCCGATATCGGCCTGGACCCACAAGCCGATGGCACGATCAAGATCACCACGGCCAAGCTCGACAGCGCTCTGGGCAAGATGGGCGACCTGAAAAAGCTCTTCTCCGGCCTCGACAGCGCCGACGCCAACAACAACGGCTTGACACAAAAGATCCGCGACCTGACCGACAAGGTGCTGAGCTTCGACGGCTCGCTCAACTCCAAGCAAACCGGTTTGCGCGACTCCATCAACCGCAACGGCAAGGACCAGGACGCCATCAATTTGCGGCTAGCCCTGGTCGAAAAACGCATGCGCACCAGCTACACCTCGCTGGACAAGAGCATGGCCAGCCTGAGCGGCCTGCAAAGCTACGTCACGCAGCAGTTCGGCGGCAAATAA
- a CDS encoding flagellin N-terminal helical domain-containing protein has product MPQTINTNIASLNAQRNLNMSQGSLSVSMQRLSSGMRVNSAKDDAAGLAIAERMNSQVRGMNVAVRNANDGISLAQTAEGALSKVGDTLQRMRELAVQARNATNTTSDLDSIGKEYTELAAEITRVLGGTTFNGKKILGADAAVPQDFQVGPNTGAEDIITVTTTDMTQDPTVVTVTGTTISNVDTTATLKVAIDAIDAAINTISSQRATLGASQNRFEAVIANLQVSVENQSAARSRIMDADYAAETSNLSRTQILQQAGNAMVAQANQMPQQVLSLLKG; this is encoded by the coding sequence ATGCCGCAGACCATTAATACCAATATTGCCTCGCTTAATGCGCAGCGCAATCTGAATATGTCGCAGGGCTCGCTGTCCGTGTCCATGCAGCGGCTCTCGTCCGGCATGCGGGTGAATTCGGCCAAAGACGATGCCGCCGGCTTGGCCATCGCCGAGCGCATGAACTCGCAAGTACGCGGTATGAATGTGGCGGTGCGAAATGCCAACGACGGCATTTCGCTGGCGCAAACGGCTGAAGGCGCCTTGTCCAAAGTCGGCGACACCTTGCAGCGCATGCGTGAACTGGCGGTGCAAGCGCGTAACGCCACCAACACCACCTCCGATCTGGACTCGATCGGCAAGGAATACACCGAGCTGGCAGCGGAAATCACCCGCGTGCTGGGCGGCACCACCTTTAACGGCAAGAAGATCTTGGGCGCCGATGCGGCCGTGCCACAAGACTTCCAAGTCGGCCCCAATACCGGTGCGGAAGACATCATCACGGTGACGACCACCGACATGACGCAAGACCCCACCGTGGTCACCGTGACTGGCACGACCATCTCGAATGTCGACACCACCGCGACGCTGAAGGTCGCGATCGACGCCATCGACGCGGCGATCAATACCATCAGCAGCCAGCGCGCAACTTTGGGCGCGTCGCAGAATCGCTTTGAAGCGGTGATCGCCAATCTGCAGGTCTCGGTGGAAAACCAGAGCGCCGCCCGCAGCCGCATCATGGATGCGGACTACGCGGCGGAAACCTCGAATCTGAGCCGCACACAAATTCTGCAGCAGGCCGGTAACGCCATGGTGGCCCAGGCCAACCAAATGCCGCAGCAAGTGCTGTCCCTGCTCAAGGGTTGA
- a CDS encoding flagellin N-terminal helical domain-containing protein has protein sequence MSQVINTNLMSLNAQRNQSTSQGSLAVSMQRLSSGMRVNSSKDDAAGLAIADRMTSQVRGMNVAIRNANDGISLAQTAEGALSKVSDALQRMRELGVQARNATNTTTDLDSIGKEFTELGAEINRVLGGTTFNGKAILAGAAGTQTFQIGANTTDNDIVDVATTDLTGDATITAVTGASISNTDTAATLKTVIDNIDTAITTVSGQRATLGASQNRFDAVISNLQVSVENQTASRSRILDADYASETANLSRAQILQQAGNAMISQANQLPQQVLSLLRG, from the coding sequence ATGAGCCAAGTCATCAACACCAACCTGATGTCCCTGAATGCCCAACGCAATCAGTCCACATCACAAGGTTCCCTCGCCGTTTCCATGCAACGCCTGTCGTCCGGCATGCGCGTCAATTCCTCCAAGGACGACGCCGCCGGCTTGGCCATTGCTGACCGCATGACCAGCCAGGTGCGCGGCATGAACGTTGCCATCCGCAATGCCAATGACGGCATCTCGCTGGCGCAAACCGCTGAAGGCGCGCTGAGCAAGGTCAGCGACGCACTGCAGCGCATGCGTGAACTGGGCGTGCAGGCTCGCAATGCCACCAACACCACCACCGACCTGGACTCCATCGGCAAGGAGTTCACCGAATTGGGTGCGGAAATCAACCGCGTGCTGGGCGGCACCACCTTCAACGGCAAGGCCATCCTGGCCGGCGCCGCGGGCACACAGACCTTCCAGATTGGCGCCAACACAACAGACAACGACATCGTTGACGTGGCCACCACAGATCTGACCGGTGACGCCACCATCACCGCCGTCACCGGCGCCTCGATCAGCAACACCGACACCGCCGCCACGCTGAAGACCGTCATCGACAATATCGATACGGCCATCACCACCGTCAGCGGCCAGCGCGCCACTTTGGGCGCCTCGCAGAATCGCTTTGACGCGGTGATCTCGAACCTGCAGGTGTCGGTGGAAAACCAGACCGCCTCCCGCAGCCGCATCCTGGATGCGGACTACGCTTCGGAAACCGCCAACCTGAGCCGCGCACAGATCCTGCAACAGGCCGGTAACGCCATGATCTCGCAGGCCAATCAGTTGCCGCAGCAAGTGCTGTCCCTGCTGCGAGGCTAA
- a CDS encoding flagellin N-terminal helical domain-containing protein — protein MPAIINTNQLSLNAQRNTATSQGTLATAMQRLSSGMRVNSAKDDAAGLAIADRMTSQVRGMNVAIRNANDGISLAQTAEGALSKVSDSLQRMRELGVQARNATNTTTDLDSIGKEFGQLGAEITRVLGGTTFNGKAILAGAAGTQTFQIGANTTDNDIVDVATTDLTADASITAVTGASISNTDTAATLKTVIDNIDTAITTVSGQRATLGASQNRFDAVTSNLMISVENQSAARSRILDADYASETANLSRSQILQQAGNAMIAQANQLPQQVLTLLR, from the coding sequence ATGCCCGCAATCATTAACACCAATCAGTTGTCGCTCAACGCACAGCGCAACACCGCGACCTCGCAAGGCACACTGGCTACCGCCATGCAGCGCCTGTCTTCCGGCATGCGCGTCAACTCCGCCAAGGATGACGCCGCCGGTCTGGCCATCGCCGACCGCATGACCAGCCAAGTGCGCGGCATGAATGTGGCCATCCGCAACGCCAACGACGGCATCTCGCTGGCGCAAACCGCTGAAGGCGCGCTGAGCAAGGTCAGCGATTCCCTGCAGCGTATGCGTGAACTGGGCGTGCAAGCCCGTAACGCCACCAACACCACCACTGACTTGGATTCCATCGGTAAGGAATTCGGCCAACTGGGCGCTGAAATCACCCGCGTGCTGGGCGGCACCACCTTCAACGGCAAGGCCATCTTGGCCGGCGCCGCAGGTACGCAAACCTTCCAGATTGGCGCCAACACGACGGACAACGACATCGTTGACGTGGCCACAACCGATCTGACCGCGGATGCCTCGATCACCGCCGTCACCGGCGCATCGATCAGCAATACCGACACCGCTGCCACGCTGAAGACCGTCATCGACAATATTGATACGGCCATCACCACCGTCAGCGGCCAGCGCGCCACCCTGGGTGCTTCGCAAAACCGCTTTGACGCCGTGACATCCAATTTGATGATCTCGGTGGAAAACCAAAGCGCCGCGCGCAGCCGGATTCTGGACGCGGACTACGCCTCGGAAACCGCCAACCTGAGCCGCTCGCAGATCCTGCAACAAGCAGGTAACGCGATGATCGCGCAGGCCAATCAGCTGCCACAGCAAGTCCTGACCCTGCTGCGTTGA
- a CDS encoding tetratricopeptide repeat protein yields MHAMTQAKSQSATLPAQMQAIHTDSSESTISVEAALLLAQARNMAFAEAAQGRLGEGLNLLQIALEHEPMAHDLLSDMAALLLSAGELVHAQAAAERALALQPNHGASLYSLAFALSGQGQVLRAREVLQRLLTGEALQNLQMESPDLLPVAQTEMKRLSALTGGAATAAD; encoded by the coding sequence ATGCATGCCATGACGCAAGCCAAGTCGCAATCCGCAACGCTGCCTGCTCAGATGCAGGCGATCCATACTGATTCCTCGGAGTCCACGATCAGCGTGGAGGCCGCATTGCTGCTGGCTCAAGCGCGCAATATGGCTTTTGCCGAAGCCGCGCAAGGTCGCTTGGGTGAGGGCCTGAACTTGTTGCAAATCGCCCTGGAGCATGAGCCGATGGCGCATGACTTGCTCAGCGATATGGCCGCACTGCTGCTGAGCGCAGGCGAGTTGGTTCACGCCCAGGCCGCAGCCGAGCGTGCGCTGGCTTTGCAACCTAATCATGGCGCCAGCCTGTACTCCCTGGCCTTCGCGCTGTCCGGCCAGGGTCAGGTCTTGCGTGCGCGCGAAGTGCTGCAGCGCTTGCTCACGGGCGAAGCCCTGCAAAACTTGCAGATGGAATCTCCTGACTTGCTGCCGGTGGCGCAAACAGAAATGAAGCGCCTGAGCGCGCTGACCGGTGGCGCAGCGACCGCTGCCGACTGA